The following coding sequences are from one Triticum aestivum cultivar Chinese Spring chromosome 5A, IWGSC CS RefSeq v2.1, whole genome shotgun sequence window:
- the LOC123104649 gene encoding phospholipase D delta — MASSGGDESPSPAKPVLLHGDLDLWVVEARLLPNMDMFSEHIRRCFASCGTASSCAPRQPPPNSRGVGEAGSRRHHHRRIITSDPYVTLSVAGAVVARTAVIPNSQEPRWDEQFFVPLAHRATVLEFQVKDNDTFGAQLIGTASVPADRVVAAADELEEWVPIVGTSGKTYKPRTALFIRYRFRPFAANPVYRRGIPGDPDQQGVKDSYFPLRHGGKVTLYQDAHVNEGDLPDVELERGKKFEHNQCWEDICHAILEAHHMIYIVGWSIYDKVKLVREPSSSRPLPDGGELTLGELLKFKSQEGVRVCLLVWDDKTSHDKLFIKTGGVMGTHDEETRKFFKHSSVICVLSPRYASSKLSIFKQQVVGTLFTHHQKCVLVDTQASGNKRKVTAFVGGLDLCDGRYDTPQHRLFKDLDTVFENDFHNPTFSAGAKGPRQPWHDLHCKIDGPAAYDVLKNFEQRWRKASKFRDRFRKVSRWKDDALIKLERISWILSPSPNVPNDHVSLRVSKEEDPENWHVQVFRSIDSGSLKGFPSDCKEASKQNLVCRKNLIIDKSIHTAYVRAIRSAQHFIYIENQYFLGSSYEWPSYVNSGADNLIPMELALKIATKIRAGERFAVYVVIPMWPEGVPTSASVQEILFFQAQTMEMMYGVIARELKAMNIEDANLQDYLNFYCLGNREEPSTDGSPESDKSTDKSAAGLARKHRRFMIYVHAKGMIVDDEYVILGSANINQRSLAGSRDTEIAMGAYQPHHAWSSKKGHPHGQVYGYRNSLWAEHLGMVDDHFKEPSSLECVRLVNQIAEENWERFASEEMKTLQGHLLRYPVKVESDGKIVPLPDQECFPDVGGKICGAPTSLPDSLTM; from the exons ATGGCGTCGTCGGGCGGGGACGAGTCGCCGTCGCCGGCCAAGCCCGTGCTCCTGCACGGGGACCTCGACCTCTGGGTCGTCGAGGCGCGGCTGCTGCCCAACATGGACATGTTCTCCGAGCACATCCGCCGCTGCTTCGCCTCCTGCGGCACCGCCTCCTCCTGCGCGCCCCGGCAGCCCCCGCCCAACAGCCGCGGCGTCGGGGAGGCCggcagccgccgccaccaccaccgcaggATCATCACCAGCGACCCCTACGTCACGCTCTCCGTCGCCGGCGCCGTCGTCGCGCGCACCGCCGTCATCCCCAACAGCCAGGAGCCGCGCTGGGACGAGCAGTTCTTCGTGCCGCTCGCGCACCGCGCCACCGTCCTCGAGTTCCAGGTCAAGGACAACGACACCTTCGGCGCGCAGCTCATCGGCACCGCCTCCGTCCCCGCCGACCgggtcgtcgccgccgccgacgagctcgaggAGTGGGTCCCCATCGTCGGCACCAGCGGCAAGACCTACAAGCCCCGCACCGCGCTCTTCATCCGCTACCGCTTCCGCCCCTTCGCCGCCAACCCGGTCTACCGCCGCGGCATCCCCGGCGACCCCGACCAGCAGGGCGTCAAGGACTCCTACTTCCCGCTCCGCCACGGCGGGAAAGTCACGCTCTACCAGGACGCGCACGTCAACGAGGGGGACCTGCCGGACGTCGAGCTCGAGCGGGGGAAGAAGTTCGAGCACAACCAGTGCTGGGAGGACATCTGCCACGCCATACTCGAGGCGCACCATATGATTTACATCGTCGGCTGGTCGATCTACGACAAGGTGAAGCTGGTGCGCGAGCCGTCGTCGTCCAGGCCGCTCCCGGACGGCGGCGAGCTCACGCTCGGAGAGCTGCTCAAGTTCAAGTCGCAGGAGGGCGTCAGAGTGTGCCTGCTCGTCTGGGACGACAAGACGTCCCATGACAAGCTCTTCATCAAAACG GGTGGTGTGATGGGAACGCATGATGAAGAAACTAGAAAGTTTTTCAAGCATTCCTCAGTCATCTGTGTTCTTTCACCTCGATATGCCAGCAGTAAGCTGAGCATTTTCAAACAACAG GTTGTTGGGACATTGTTTACACACCACCAAAAATGTGTGCTGGTTGATACACAAGCTTCGGGAAACAAGCGGAAAGTTACTGCTTTCGTTGGGGGCCTAGATCTTTGTGATGGGCGTTATGATACTCCTCAACATAGGCTTTTTAAAGACCTTGACACAGTATTTGAAAATGATTTCCATAACCCAACATTTTCG GCAGGCGCAAAAGGACCGAGACAACCATGGCATGATTTGCACTGTAAGATTGATGGACCAGCTGCCTATGATGTCTTGAAGAATTTTGAACAACGCTGGAGAAAGGCATCCAAATTCCGTGATCGATTTAGGAAAGTATCTCGCTGGAAAGATGATGCCCTGATAAAGCTGGAGCGTATCTCGTGGATACTTAGTCCTTCACCTAATGTTCCAAATGATCATGTTAGTTTGCGGGTTTCAAAAGAAGAAGATCCTGAAAATTGGCATGTTCAG GTATTCCGGTCAATTGACTCGGGCTCTCTAAAAGGATTTCCTAGTGATTGCAAAGAGGCTTCAAAGCAG AATCTTGTGTGCCGAAAGAACCTCATAATTGATAAGAGCATTCACACAGCATATGTCCGGGCAATCAGATCAGCGCAACATTTCATTTATATAGAAAATCAGTATTTTCTTGGTTCTTCGTACGAGTGGCCATCCTATGTGAATTCAG GTGCTGACAATCTGATACCAATGGAATTGGCCCTCAAAATTGCAACCAAGATTAGAGCTGGCGAACGGTTTGCAGTTTATGTAGTCATACCAATGTGGCCTGAAGGAGTCCCTACCTCGGCCTCTGTGCAAGAAATTCTTTTCTTTCAG GCTCAGACAATGGAGATGATGTATGGAGTAATCGCACGAGAGCTCAAGGCCATGAATATTGAGGATGCAAACCTTCAAGATTACTTGAACTTTTACTGTCTGGGCAATCGGGAAGAACCGTCAACAGATGGTAGCCCTGAGTCAGATAAATCTACAGATAAAAGTGCAGCG GGCCTGGCTAGAAAACATCGGCGGTTCATGATCTATGTTCATGCAAAAGGGATGATTGTAGACGATGAATACGTCATTTTGGGCTCGGCAAACATCAATCAGAGATCCTTGGCTGGCTCGAGAGATACCGAAATTGCAATGGGTGCCTACCAGCCTCATCATGCATGGTCTTCGAAGAAGGGTCATCCTCACGGCCAG GTATATGGGTATAGGAACTCCCTCTGGGCAGAACACCTTGGTATGGTTGATGACCACTTCAAGGAACCTTCTAGTCTGGAATGTGTAAGATTAGTGAACCAAATAGCCGAAGAAAACTGGGAAAGATTCGCATCAGAAGAGATGAAAACGTTGCAAGGGCACCTCCTCAGATACCCAGTGAAGGT